A genomic window from Prosthecobacter sp. SYSU 5D2 includes:
- a CDS encoding glycosyltransferase family 39 protein, whose translation MPDPASDALWTRRFAGLLGVVFLFRIAFMLFFTAQADLAGDEAYYWDWGRQPDWGYFSKPPMIGWLMGLVGWATGNAEWGVRLAPLLFGTATLAVLFALARQLFGAATAYVAALLILLTPANMGLNLFFTIDAPLLLFWSLALLLFWLAVEKPACLWRWGALALTIGLGTLSKQMMLAFPAMMAAFAIFSPPDRHLLRNPRMWASILIGMAFITPVLWWNTQHEWITLEHTKHHFETQSLSFTKWLSRTLEFPAVQTLVYSPVTYVALLVVLYLGAKNWRLMDRRARYLLLCSAPALLGFFALSLRQKINPNWPAVFYVPAFILLAAWFAGQLPFIARPFWRTWTVRVGAGLVILAHIALLVIFLTDLKGHKKLNEMRGWTETGIQAGEFLDRVPRPENTFVLATGYRYDAAQLAFTMPQHPRTYRWERSGRVLSQYEVWPGPEERLGDDALIFKGGDAEPAALFPAVAKRFEKVERLGRVEVTLGPNNKRIFDVFLGHNLLSWEKPGRGDKK comes from the coding sequence TTGCCTGATCCTGCCTCTGACGCCCTCTGGACCCGCCGTTTTGCCGGGTTGCTGGGCGTGGTTTTCCTGTTTCGCATCGCCTTCATGCTGTTTTTCACCGCCCAGGCTGACCTGGCCGGGGACGAGGCCTATTACTGGGACTGGGGCCGCCAGCCGGACTGGGGCTATTTTAGCAAGCCGCCCATGATCGGCTGGCTCATGGGCCTCGTCGGCTGGGCCACGGGGAATGCAGAATGGGGCGTGCGCCTGGCACCGCTTCTTTTCGGCACCGCCACGCTGGCCGTCCTGTTTGCCCTGGCACGGCAGCTTTTCGGTGCCGCCACCGCCTATGTGGCGGCCCTGCTCATCCTGCTGACGCCGGCCAACATGGGGCTGAACCTTTTCTTCACCATTGATGCGCCGCTTCTGCTCTTCTGGTCCCTGGCGCTGCTGCTGTTCTGGCTGGCTGTGGAAAAACCCGCCTGCCTCTGGCGCTGGGGCGCGCTCGCCCTGACCATCGGCCTGGGCACGTTGAGCAAGCAGATGATGCTGGCTTTCCCGGCCATGATGGCCGCCTTTGCCATTTTTTCGCCACCTGACCGCCACCTGCTGCGCAACCCGCGAATGTGGGCCAGCATCCTCATCGGCATGGCCTTCATCACCCCGGTGCTGTGGTGGAACACCCAGCATGAATGGATCACCCTGGAGCATACCAAACATCATTTTGAAACGCAGAGTCTCAGCTTCACCAAATGGCTCTCCCGCACCCTGGAGTTCCCGGCAGTGCAAACGCTCGTCTATTCCCCCGTCACCTACGTCGCCCTGCTGGTGGTGCTTTATCTAGGCGCGAAAAACTGGCGGCTCATGGACCGCCGCGCCCGCTACCTGCTCCTCTGCTCCGCCCCGGCCCTTCTGGGTTTCTTTGCCCTCTCCCTGCGCCAGAAGATCAATCCCAACTGGCCGGCGGTCTTCTACGTGCCGGCCTTCATCCTGCTGGCGGCCTGGTTTGCTGGTCAGCTTCCTTTCATCGCGCGCCCTTTTTGGAGGACGTGGACGGTTCGTGTCGGCGCAGGCCTGGTCATTCTGGCGCACATTGCCCTGCTGGTGATCTTCCTCACGGATTTAAAGGGGCACAAGAAGCTCAATGAAATGCGCGGCTGGACCGAGACCGGCATCCAGGCCGGCGAGTTCCTGGACCGCGTCCCGCGCCCGGAGAACACTTTTGTCCTGGCCACCGGGTACCGGTACGATGCCGCCCAGCTCGCCTTCACGATGCCACAGCATCCGCGCACTTACCGCTGGGAACGCTCAGGCCGTGTGCTCTCCCAATACGAGGTCTGGCCAGGGCCGGAGGAGCGGCTGGGCGATGATGCGCTCATTTTCAAAGGTGGGGATGCCGAGCCTGCCGCCCTTTTCCCCGCCGTGGCGAAAAGATTCGAGAAAGTCGAGCGCCTGGGGCGTGTCGAGGTCACGCTGGGGCCTAACAACAAGCGTATCTTTGATGTCTTCCTCGGCCACAACCTCCTGTCGTGGGAGAAGCCCGGGCGGGGAGACAAGAAGTAG
- a CDS encoding helix-turn-helix domain-containing protein — protein MTALPGTYLRSARVRLGLSLEDAAHKTRIPQQRLEWLEEDNFAAFGSLTYARAFLKIYSRFLGVDASEILEELPCTRLRPVKSCRYLSANQGRWLAGQDDLQLETRRKGLASPMTAGMAIFVLLLMGSGVWGYHISRQSLAVMEAHSIQRVAEAVHAPAPASGPPHQTVPLTGLISSSQSVQAVSTRSDIPAHNLVITSPMPAIQAGIPAGMD, from the coding sequence ATGACTGCTTTACCTGGAACTTACCTGCGTTCGGCTCGCGTCCGGCTCGGTCTGAGCCTGGAGGATGCCGCCCATAAGACGCGCATCCCGCAGCAGCGGCTGGAGTGGCTGGAGGAGGACAATTTTGCCGCCTTTGGCAGCCTGACCTATGCGCGCGCCTTTTTGAAAATCTACAGCCGCTTCCTGGGCGTGGATGCCAGCGAGATACTGGAGGAGCTGCCCTGCACACGGTTGCGGCCTGTGAAGAGCTGCCGGTACCTGAGCGCAAACCAGGGAAGGTGGCTGGCCGGTCAGGATGATCTCCAATTGGAGACGCGCCGGAAGGGCCTCGCCTCCCCCATGACGGCAGGCATGGCTATCTTTGTCCTGCTGCTGATGGGCTCGGGTGTTTGGGGTTACCATATTTCACGGCAGTCTTTGGCTGTGATGGAGGCTCATTCCATCCAGAGGGTCGCAGAGGCGGTCCATGCTCCGGCACCCGCATCCGGACCTCCGCATCAGACGGTTCCTCTGACGGGGCTGATCTCTTCCTCCCAATCGGTCCAAGCGGTTTCTACGCGGTCAGACATACCGGCCCACAATCTGGTCATCACCAGCCCCATGCCAGCAATCCAGGCTGGAATCCCCGCAGGAATGGATTAA
- a CDS encoding HU family DNA-binding protein: MTTVTKRDMITELSDLTGLKHHQVAEVLDGLMELIAKKVESGHDVTFRTFGTFEVCVAKSKIGRNPNKPQDEVLIPDRCVVRFKPGRELKERVARLPTKTILGD, translated from the coding sequence ATGACTACCGTTACCAAGCGCGATATGATCACGGAATTGAGCGACCTCACCGGGCTCAAGCATCACCAAGTCGCCGAGGTGCTGGATGGGCTGATGGAGCTTATCGCCAAAAAGGTGGAATCCGGGCATGACGTGACTTTCCGCACCTTTGGCACCTTTGAGGTTTGCGTGGCCAAATCGAAGATCGGCCGGAATCCGAACAAACCTCAGGATGAAGTGCTGATTCCGGACCGCTGCGTGGTCCGCTTCAAACCCGGGCGTGAATTGAAAGAACGCGTGGCCAGACTGCCCACCAAGACCATTTTGGGGGATTGA
- the rnhC gene encoding ribonuclease HIII yields the protein MPPITSYTKPLNEAQAVKLRALLMQQGWEFETKPHCLYAASRGKVNVAVYQKGPKILVQGKETEDFVTLVLEPQILGQAELGYEEVLHPEMFQPHIGVDESGKGDFFGPLVIAGVYVDAAAARHLREAGAVDSKRITSDAKIEQVAQAIRSVPGLRYEIVQINPERYNALYEKFGNLNRLLAWGHAKVIELLLERVPDCPQALSDQFANPAVLQRALQAKGREIELIQRTKAESDPAVAAASVLAREKFVHWLRDTGLQTGIPLPKGVSALVKASARQMLQAHGSAGLAKVAKWHFKTTAEILSSSDSEGGGTALPQPA from the coding sequence ATGCCACCCATAACTTCCTACACCAAACCCCTGAACGAAGCCCAGGCCGTCAAGCTGCGGGCGCTTCTGATGCAGCAGGGCTGGGAGTTTGAAACCAAGCCCCACTGCCTCTACGCGGCCAGTCGCGGAAAAGTGAACGTGGCCGTTTATCAAAAGGGGCCGAAGATCCTGGTTCAAGGCAAGGAGACGGAGGATTTCGTGACCCTGGTCTTGGAGCCACAGATCCTGGGCCAGGCAGAGCTGGGTTATGAGGAGGTGCTGCATCCGGAAATGTTCCAGCCCCACATCGGTGTGGATGAAAGCGGCAAGGGGGATTTTTTTGGCCCGCTGGTCATCGCGGGCGTGTATGTGGATGCCGCCGCCGCACGCCACCTGCGGGAGGCGGGGGCGGTGGACAGCAAGCGCATCACCAGCGATGCGAAGATCGAGCAGGTGGCCCAGGCCATCCGTTCCGTGCCCGGCCTGCGATATGAGATCGTGCAGATCAATCCCGAGCGCTACAATGCCCTCTATGAAAAGTTTGGTAACTTGAACCGCCTGCTCGCCTGGGGTCATGCCAAGGTCATCGAGCTGCTGCTGGAGCGCGTTCCAGACTGCCCGCAGGCCCTGTCGGACCAGTTTGCCAATCCCGCCGTGCTGCAGCGCGCCCTGCAGGCCAAAGGTCGGGAGATTGAACTCATCCAGCGGACCAAGGCGGAGTCCGACCCTGCCGTCGCGGCCGCCTCCGTACTGGCCCGGGAAAAGTTTGTCCACTGGCTGCGGGATACCGGCCTGCAAACCGGCATTCCCCTGCCAAAAGGCGTCTCCGCCCTGGTCAAGGCAAGTGCCCGGCAGATGCTCCAGGCCCATGGCAGCGCCGGCCTGGCCAAAGTGGCCAAATGGCACTTCAAAACCACAGCCGAAATTCTTTCTTCATCAGATTCAGAAGGAGGCGGCACAGCCCTTCCCCAGCCAGCCTAA
- a CDS encoding GDP-L-fucose synthase: MPTSRIYIAGHRGMVGSALVRALQEMGGADILTATHAELDLCRQADVESWLGQNRPDTVILAAARVGGIHANKTYPADFIYDNLMMAANVIHASYKAGVKRLLFLGSSCIYPRLAPQPMPEDCLLTGPLESTNEAYALAKIAGLKLCQHYRSQHGVLFHSAMPTNLYGPGDNYHPENSHVIPGLIRRFHEAKVRQDPAVTVWGTGTPLREFLHVDDLAAACLHLLELENPPDWVNIGSGQECSIGALAQTVKEATGYAGELRFDPDKPDGTPRKLLDSSLIMSLGWQPRVELAAGLRAAYADFQKGETRGE, from the coding sequence ATGCCGACTTCACGCATCTACATCGCCGGGCATCGCGGCATGGTGGGCAGCGCCCTGGTGCGCGCATTGCAGGAGATGGGCGGGGCGGACATCCTCACCGCCACCCATGCGGAGCTGGACCTGTGCCGGCAGGCGGATGTGGAAAGTTGGTTAGGCCAAAACAGGCCTGATACCGTCATCCTGGCCGCAGCCAGGGTGGGTGGCATTCACGCCAACAAAACCTACCCGGCGGACTTCATCTATGACAATCTGATGATGGCCGCCAATGTCATCCATGCCTCCTACAAGGCCGGGGTGAAACGCCTGCTGTTTCTGGGCAGCTCCTGCATCTATCCGCGCCTGGCCCCGCAACCGATGCCGGAAGACTGTCTGCTGACCGGCCCGCTGGAAAGCACCAATGAAGCCTATGCGCTGGCCAAGATCGCCGGACTGAAGCTGTGCCAGCACTATCGCAGCCAGCATGGGGTGCTGTTTCATTCCGCCATGCCCACCAACCTTTACGGCCCTGGTGATAACTACCACCCGGAGAACTCCCATGTCATTCCCGGCCTGATCCGCCGCTTTCATGAGGCCAAGGTCCGGCAGGACCCTGCGGTCACCGTCTGGGGCACGGGCACTCCCTTGCGTGAGTTCCTGCATGTGGATGACCTCGCCGCCGCCTGCCTGCATCTGTTAGAACTGGAAAACCCGCCCGACTGGGTGAACATCGGCAGCGGCCAGGAATGCAGCATCGGCGCGCTGGCGCAGACGGTGAAGGAGGCAACGGGCTATGCCGGCGAGCTGCGGTTTGATCCGGACAAGCCGGACGGCACGCCCCGCAAGCTGCTGGATTCCAGCCTCATCATGAGCCTGGGCTGGCAGCCGCGCGTGGAGCTGGCAGCAGGCCTGCGGGCGGCGTATGCGGACTTTCAGAAAGGTGAGACGCGGGGGGAATGA
- the gmd gene encoding GDP-mannose 4,6-dehydratase: MPTALITGITGQDGSYLAEQLLAKGYTVHGMIRRASNFNTQRIEHLFNDPEIYNQRLFLHHGDLTDSSNLNRLLDRTEPNEIYNLAAQSHVKVSFEVPEYTAEVDGLGTLRFLDAIKEVGLEKRARFYQASTSELYGLVQEVPQTEKTPFYPRSPYGVAKLYGYWIVVNYRESYGLHASNGILFNHESPRRGETFVTRKITRAAGRIREGLQEDVSLGNLSAQRDWGYAPEYTEMMWRILQQEQPGDYVCATNETHTVREFCEHTFAAVDLPLTFEGEGEHEVGRDEKGIVRVRVNPNYYRPAEVELLIGNPEKARRELGWEAKVTFHELVRIMAEADWELAKKEKVLLA; the protein is encoded by the coding sequence ATGCCCACCGCACTCATCACCGGTATCACCGGCCAGGACGGCTCCTACCTTGCCGAGCAGCTCCTCGCCAAAGGCTACACCGTTCATGGCATGATCCGCCGGGCATCGAATTTCAACACCCAGCGCATCGAGCATCTGTTCAATGATCCGGAAATCTACAATCAACGGTTGTTTCTGCATCATGGGGACCTGACGGACTCCAGCAACCTGAACCGCCTGCTGGACCGGACGGAGCCTAACGAAATTTATAACCTGGCGGCGCAGAGCCATGTGAAGGTCTCCTTTGAAGTGCCGGAATACACGGCCGAGGTGGACGGGCTGGGCACGCTGCGATTTCTGGATGCCATCAAAGAGGTGGGGCTGGAAAAACGGGCACGGTTTTACCAGGCTTCCACCAGTGAGCTTTACGGCCTGGTGCAGGAGGTGCCGCAGACGGAGAAGACTCCCTTCTATCCCCGCTCACCGTATGGCGTGGCCAAGCTGTATGGCTACTGGATCGTCGTGAACTACCGTGAATCTTACGGTCTGCACGCCAGCAACGGCATCCTCTTTAACCACGAATCCCCGCGCCGTGGGGAGACCTTTGTCACGCGCAAGATCACCCGCGCGGCGGGGCGCATCCGCGAGGGGCTGCAGGAGGATGTGTCCCTGGGCAATCTGAGTGCGCAGCGCGACTGGGGCTACGCGCCGGAATACACGGAAATGATGTGGCGCATCCTGCAGCAGGAACAGCCGGGAGACTATGTGTGCGCGACGAACGAGACACACACGGTGCGGGAATTTTGCGAGCACACCTTCGCCGCCGTGGACCTGCCGCTGACCTTTGAAGGCGAAGGCGAGCATGAGGTGGGCCGCGATGAAAAAGGCATCGTGCGTGTGAGGGTGAACCCGAACTACTACCGCCCGGCGGAGGTGGAACTGCTGATCGGCAATCCTGAAAAAGCGCGCCGCGAACTGGGCTGGGAGGCAAAGGTGACCTTCCATGAACTGGTCAGGATCATGGCCGAGGCTGACTGGGAGCTGGCGAAGAAGGAGAAAGTCCTGCTGGCCTGA
- a CDS encoding UDP-glucose 6-dehydrogenase, giving the protein MNICCIGAGYVGGPTMAMIAAKCPDIRVEVVDLNAARIAAWNSDELPVYEPGLDDIVREARGRNLFFTTGVEEAIRAADIIFVSVNTPTKTFGVGADKAADLRYVEAVARTIAEVVDEPKIIVEKSTIPVKTAEAIHSILASNGKGLRHQVLSNPEFLAEGTAVADLSNPDRILIGGETTPEGQAAIETLVGVYAHWVPRERILTTNLWSSELSKLVANAFLAQRISSINSISALCEATGADVDEVARAIGTDSRIGPKFLKASVGFGGSCFQKDVLNLVYLCGHFGLPEVAAYWDHVIRMNDWQKHRFSERVVRTLFNTVTGKRIAILGFAFKKDTNDTRESAAIYVCKDLLEERAHLAIHDPKVKPAQIRTDLALEEGDARVTFAATALEAATGAHALLVLTEWDAFKELDFAQIYQVMLKPAWIFDGRNVLDRSKLEALGFKVYSIGKPVP; this is encoded by the coding sequence ATGAACATCTGCTGCATTGGTGCCGGTTACGTTGGAGGTCCTACGATGGCCATGATCGCGGCGAAGTGCCCGGATATCCGGGTCGAAGTCGTGGATCTGAATGCGGCGCGCATTGCCGCGTGGAATTCAGACGAGCTGCCGGTCTATGAACCCGGGCTGGATGATATCGTGCGCGAGGCGCGCGGACGAAACTTGTTTTTCACGACAGGCGTGGAAGAGGCAATCCGGGCGGCGGACATCATCTTTGTGAGTGTGAACACGCCGACCAAGACCTTCGGCGTGGGCGCAGACAAGGCGGCGGATTTGCGCTATGTGGAGGCGGTGGCACGCACCATTGCGGAGGTGGTGGACGAGCCGAAGATCATTGTGGAAAAGAGCACCATCCCGGTGAAAACGGCTGAGGCCATCCACAGCATCCTGGCCTCCAACGGCAAGGGGCTGCGGCACCAGGTGCTGTCGAATCCGGAGTTTCTGGCGGAAGGCACTGCCGTGGCAGATCTGAGCAATCCGGATCGCATTCTCATCGGAGGCGAGACGACGCCCGAGGGGCAGGCTGCGATTGAGACGCTGGTAGGCGTGTATGCCCACTGGGTGCCGCGTGAGCGCATCCTGACGACAAATTTGTGGTCCTCCGAGCTGTCCAAGCTGGTGGCCAATGCCTTTCTGGCGCAGCGCATTTCTTCCATCAACAGCATCTCCGCGCTGTGCGAGGCCACGGGTGCGGATGTGGATGAGGTGGCCCGCGCCATCGGCACGGACTCGCGCATCGGGCCTAAGTTTCTGAAGGCGTCGGTGGGCTTTGGCGGGTCCTGCTTTCAAAAGGATGTGCTGAACCTGGTGTATCTCTGCGGTCACTTTGGCCTGCCGGAGGTGGCCGCGTATTGGGACCACGTGATCCGCATGAACGACTGGCAGAAGCACCGCTTCTCTGAGCGGGTGGTGCGCACGCTGTTCAATACGGTGACGGGCAAGCGCATTGCGATCCTCGGTTTCGCCTTCAAGAAGGACACGAATGACACGCGCGAATCGGCCGCGATTTATGTCTGCAAAGACCTGCTGGAGGAGCGGGCGCACCTGGCCATCCATGATCCCAAGGTCAAGCCCGCGCAGATCCGCACGGACCTGGCCCTGGAGGAGGGGGATGCGCGGGTGACCTTTGCCGCGACGGCGCTCGAGGCGGCCACGGGAGCGCATGCGCTGCTGGTGCTGACGGAGTGGGATGCCTTCAAGGAGCTGGACTTCGCCCAAATTTATCAGGTCATGCTGAAGCCGGCCTGGATCTTTGACGGACGGAATGTGCTGGACCGCAGCAAGCTGGAGGCACTTGGATTTAAAGTTTACAGCATTGGCAAACCTGTCCCTTAA
- a CDS encoding UDP-glucuronic acid decarboxylase family protein, with protein sequence MRILITGGAGFLGSHLCERLLNEGHDVLCMDNFFTGRKANIAHLLPNPNFELFRHDVIDPFKAEVDRIYNLACPASPPHYQYNAIKTIKTSVMGAINVLGLAKRTRARVFQASTSEVYGDPEVHPQPESYWGHVNPIGIRSCYDEGKRVAETLFFDYHRQNGVDIRVVRIFNTYGPRMLPDDGRVVSNFIVQALRGQNITIYGDGSQTRSFCYVDDLIEGFVRLMETPNITGPVNIGNPGEFTMLQLAEKVVKKVGGASKITFHPLPSDDPRQRQPDITLAKSQLGWEPKVSLDEGLDHTIEYFKKVVKG encoded by the coding sequence ATGCGAATCCTCATCACCGGCGGTGCCGGTTTCCTTGGCTCCCATCTCTGCGAACGCCTCCTCAACGAAGGTCATGACGTCCTGTGCATGGACAATTTTTTCACGGGGCGGAAGGCGAACATTGCGCACCTGCTGCCGAATCCGAATTTTGAGCTGTTTCGCCATGACGTGATTGATCCGTTCAAGGCGGAGGTGGACCGCATTTACAACCTGGCCTGCCCGGCCTCGCCGCCGCATTATCAGTACAATGCCATCAAGACGATCAAGACCTCGGTGATGGGGGCGATCAATGTGCTCGGCCTGGCCAAACGGACACGCGCCCGTGTGTTCCAGGCCTCCACCTCCGAGGTGTATGGCGACCCTGAAGTGCATCCGCAGCCGGAGAGTTACTGGGGGCATGTGAACCCCATCGGCATCCGCTCCTGCTATGATGAAGGCAAGCGTGTGGCGGAGACGCTGTTCTTTGATTACCATCGGCAAAACGGCGTGGACATCCGCGTGGTGCGCATCTTCAACACCTATGGCCCGCGCATGCTGCCGGATGACGGGCGGGTGGTTTCCAATTTCATCGTGCAGGCGCTGCGCGGACAAAACATCACCATCTATGGCGATGGCAGCCAGACGCGCAGCTTCTGCTATGTGGATGATCTCATTGAGGGCTTTGTGCGCCTCATGGAGACGCCGAACATCACCGGCCCGGTGAACATCGGCAATCCGGGTGAATTTACCATGCTGCAACTGGCGGAAAAGGTGGTGAAGAAAGTCGGTGGGGCGTCCAAGATTACTTTCCATCCGCTGCCGTCCGATGATCCGCGCCAGCGCCAGCCGGATATTACTTTGGCCAAAAGCCAGCTCGGCTGGGAACCGAAGGTGTCGCTGGATGAAGGGCTGGACCACACAATTGAGTATTTTAAAAAGGTCGTGAAAGGATAA
- the argA gene encoding amino-acid N-acetyltransferase, translating to MPARPRHLLHSSGFARNCPVPETDLTKPAARFEDLRGVLRYVPQFRQRVFVIAIDGALMHQPGFAGLLQDVAVLQSLNIEVVLIFGARAQLRYLAGKRGVTLSSDDGMGRTDAATLEVAVDAITRQTSALMADLTALEMPVAVSNALAVHPAGVMDGIDLEFTGRIERVDTETLQVLLKADIIPVLPPLGYDSRGTSLRLNSDAVAVEVAIALRAAKVIFVSEAGLTMPDGARLAQLSVADARELYRRKDPRHDINLLSKLRYAALACEEGVPRVHIVDGSQDEALLSELFSNEGVGTMIHADDYQQIRPANPADIPALLSMMQQSMDDSALVPRTREEIQSRIQDFYVLDVDGNPIGSVAVHGYEENGLHIAELACLFVRRSHKNRGHGQKLVAYAEEVARLRGCDVLVALSTQAFRFFEEKMGFQVTTPESLPGPRREKYDRSGRNSKVLKKALR from the coding sequence ATGCCTGCCCGCCCCCGTCACCTCTTGCACAGCAGCGGGTTTGCGCGAAACTGTCCGGTGCCAGAGACCGACCTCACCAAACCCGCCGCGCGTTTTGAAGACTTGCGCGGCGTTCTTCGTTACGTGCCGCAGTTCCGGCAGCGTGTCTTCGTGATTGCCATTGACGGGGCGCTCATGCATCAGCCGGGATTTGCCGGCCTGCTGCAGGACGTGGCCGTTTTGCAATCTCTGAATATTGAGGTGGTGCTCATCTTCGGTGCCCGCGCCCAGCTGCGCTACCTGGCGGGGAAAAGAGGCGTCACCCTGAGCAGCGATGACGGCATGGGCCGCACGGATGCGGCCACGCTGGAGGTGGCGGTGGATGCCATCACGCGGCAGACCAGCGCCCTGATGGCGGACCTGACGGCGCTGGAGATGCCGGTGGCCGTGTCCAATGCGCTGGCGGTACATCCGGCAGGGGTGATGGATGGCATTGACCTGGAATTCACAGGCCGGATCGAGCGGGTGGACACAGAGACCCTGCAGGTGCTGCTGAAGGCGGACATCATCCCCGTCCTGCCGCCGCTGGGCTATGACAGCCGGGGGACGAGCCTGCGGCTGAATTCCGATGCCGTGGCCGTGGAGGTGGCCATCGCCCTGCGGGCGGCCAAGGTGATTTTTGTGTCCGAAGCCGGTCTGACCATGCCCGATGGAGCGCGGCTGGCCCAGCTTTCCGTGGCGGATGCGCGGGAGCTCTACCGGCGGAAGGATCCGCGCCACGACATCAACCTGCTTTCCAAGCTGCGGTATGCCGCTCTGGCCTGTGAAGAAGGCGTGCCCAGGGTGCACATCGTGGATGGCAGCCAGGATGAAGCGCTGCTGTCCGAGCTCTTCAGCAATGAAGGTGTGGGTACGATGATCCATGCGGATGACTACCAGCAGATCCGGCCGGCGAACCCGGCGGACATTCCGGCACTGCTTTCCATGATGCAGCAGTCCATGGATGATTCCGCGCTGGTGCCGCGCACGCGTGAGGAGATCCAGTCGCGCATCCAGGACTTTTACGTGCTGGATGTGGACGGCAACCCCATCGGCTCCGTGGCGGTACACGGGTATGAAGAAAACGGTCTGCACATTGCGGAACTGGCCTGCCTGTTTGTGCGGCGCAGCCACAAAAACCGGGGCCATGGCCAGAAACTGGTGGCCTATGCGGAAGAAGTGGCCCGGCTGCGTGGCTGCGATGTCCTGGTGGCGCTGAGCACGCAGGCTTTCCGGTTCTTTGAGGAAAAAATGGGCTTCCAAGTCACCACGCCGGAATCACTGCCCGGCCCACGCCGGGAGAAATATGACCGGAGCGGGCGGAACTCCAAGGTGCTGAAGAAGGCGCTGAGGTAG
- a CDS encoding YciI family protein: protein MKVMVLVKATKNSEDGILPSMELMAEMGRFNEELVAAGVLLDGDGLKPSRQGKRVRFSGGKQTVMAGPFSQTNELVAGFWIWQVKSMEEALEWMKRCPVPMPGEDCEVELRPFYEMEDFGPEMAQELREQEERLRREVEKRIQNDE, encoded by the coding sequence ATGAAAGTGATGGTCTTGGTCAAGGCAACGAAGAACTCGGAGGACGGTATCCTGCCGTCGATGGAGTTGATGGCGGAGATGGGCCGGTTTAATGAGGAGCTGGTGGCGGCGGGGGTGCTGCTGGATGGGGATGGGCTGAAGCCGAGCCGCCAAGGAAAACGGGTGCGGTTTTCAGGCGGGAAGCAGACGGTGATGGCTGGGCCGTTTTCGCAGACCAATGAACTGGTGGCGGGCTTTTGGATCTGGCAGGTGAAGTCCATGGAAGAAGCGCTGGAATGGATGAAGCGCTGCCCGGTGCCGATGCCGGGAGAGGACTGTGAGGTGGAGCTGCGGCCGTTTTATGAGATGGAGGACTTTGGGCCGGAGATGGCGCAGGAGCTGCGGGAGCAGGAGGAGAGGTTGAGGAGGGAGGTGGAGAAGAGAATACAGAATGACGAATGA
- a CDS encoding fasciclin domain-containing protein — translation MKLTSLFATCALALTAFTSPLSAADDKTIVGVAAGAGQFNTLVAAVKAAGLVETLSGEGPFTVFAPTDEAFAKLPEGTVEGLLKPENKEKLTAILTYHVVAGKVMAADVKSGDVKTVNGKEATIKVADGKVTIGSANVVKTDISASNGVIHVIDSVLIPE, via the coding sequence ATGAAACTGACATCCCTCTTCGCCACCTGCGCCCTGGCGCTCACCGCCTTCACCAGCCCTCTGTCTGCCGCAGACGACAAAACCATTGTCGGAGTGGCTGCCGGTGCAGGCCAGTTTAACACCCTCGTCGCTGCCGTGAAGGCTGCCGGTCTGGTGGAAACCCTGAGCGGCGAAGGCCCGTTCACCGTCTTCGCCCCAACGGACGAGGCTTTTGCCAAACTGCCAGAAGGCACGGTGGAAGGTCTTCTGAAGCCTGAGAACAAGGAAAAGCTCACCGCCATTTTGACCTACCACGTCGTCGCTGGAAAAGTGATGGCAGCGGATGTGAAGTCAGGCGATGTCAAAACCGTCAATGGCAAGGAAGCCACCATCAAAGTGGCCGATGGCAAGGTCACCATTGGCAGCGCCAATGTCGTGAAAACCGACATCTCCGCCAGCAATGGTGTGATTCATGTCATTGATAGCGTGCTGATTCCGGAATAA